A single genomic interval of Hyphomicrobium methylovorum harbors:
- a CDS encoding response regulator: protein MSIAESIAPHLPYLRRYARSLTGSQLSGDNYVAAVLEALIEDSSTFDKSLSSRAALYRAFTKVWNSVAVNRVGEEPTSQDKSLPERRLESITPLPRQAFLLVSVEGFTTAEAAQILDVTPAHVTELLQMAGAEIAEQLSADVLIIEDEPLIAMDLEALVVDIGHRVQAVARTHKEAVAEVERKAPSLVLADIHLADGSSGLEAVNEILETISVPVIFITSFPERLLTGTKPEPVFLITKPFEPAVVKAMISQSLFFDLRSNKAGQRAA from the coding sequence CTCCTCATCTTCCCTATCTGCGGCGGTATGCTCGATCGCTGACAGGCAGCCAGCTGTCAGGCGACAACTATGTGGCAGCGGTTCTCGAAGCGTTGATCGAGGATTCCAGCACGTTCGATAAATCTCTTTCGTCTCGTGCGGCGCTGTATCGTGCGTTTACGAAGGTTTGGAATTCGGTGGCCGTCAATCGCGTCGGCGAAGAACCGACATCGCAGGATAAATCTCTTCCTGAGCGGCGGCTTGAATCGATTACCCCGCTGCCGAGGCAGGCGTTTCTGCTCGTATCCGTGGAGGGGTTTACGACGGCGGAAGCCGCGCAGATTCTCGATGTTACGCCCGCGCATGTAACGGAACTGCTGCAGATGGCCGGCGCCGAGATCGCTGAGCAGCTATCGGCTGATGTTCTGATTATCGAAGACGAACCGCTGATTGCGATGGATCTTGAAGCGCTCGTTGTCGATATCGGGCACCGTGTTCAAGCCGTGGCGCGTACACACAAGGAAGCCGTTGCTGAGGTTGAGCGGAAGGCGCCGTCGCTGGTTCTTGCCGATATTCACCTTGCGGACGGAAGCTCGGGTCTAGAAGCCGTCAACGAGATTCTCGAAACGATTAGCGTGCCGGTGATTTTCATCACGTCCTTCCCTGAGCGCTTGCTAACCGGCACCAAGCCCGAACCGGTGTTCTTGATCACCAAGCCGTTTGAGCCTGCCGTTGTGAAAGCCATGATCAGCCAATCGCTGTTCTTTGACCTTCGCTCCAACAAGGCAGGCCAGCGCGCGGCCTGA
- a CDS encoding PRC-barrel domain-containing protein, whose protein sequence is MRTSSTLVRVATIAALVAAPTAFATSAYALSFVPSQSSGEQSSSSIVGLSVENANGDKLGSINYLVLDSTGKVTTAVIGIGGVLGVGEKNIGVPYSELKFGEKDGKQIVIIDATKDTLGTAPSYLWKEKSTIEKLKEDAERLTDKAKNAAGTNHPAPPPAETK, encoded by the coding sequence ATGAGAACATCAAGCACTCTTGTTCGCGTCGCGACGATCGCGGCTCTTGTTGCCGCGCCTACCGCGTTCGCGACATCAGCGTATGCTCTATCATTCGTTCCCTCGCAATCGAGCGGCGAGCAAAGCTCTTCGAGCATCGTCGGCCTGAGCGTTGAGAACGCGAACGGCGACAAACTCGGCAGCATCAACTATCTCGTTCTCGACTCCACCGGAAAAGTCACCACCGCGGTGATCGGCATCGGCGGAGTTCTCGGCGTGGGTGAAAAGAACATCGGCGTACCCTACTCCGAACTGAAATTCGGTGAAAAAGACGGCAAACAAATCGTGATAATCGACGCTACCAAAGACACGCTCGGAACAGCCCCGAGCTACCTTTGGAAAGAAAAATCCACGATCGAAAAACTGAAAGAAGATGCCGAGCGCTTAACCGACAAGGCAAAAAACGCAGCTGGCACAAACCATCCCGCGCCCCCGCCAGCGGAAACCAAATAG
- a CDS encoding DUF1328 domain-containing protein has translation MGNLLHYAIVFLVVAIVAAFLGFGGVAGTAMEGARLLFWVAIVLFVVALIANFVRRA, from the coding sequence ATGGGCAATCTTTTACACTACGCTATCGTGTTTCTGGTCGTCGCCATCGTGGCCGCGTTTCTTGGCTTCGGCGGTGTAGCGGGCACGGCTATGGAAGGCGCACGCCTGTTATTCTGGGTCGCCATCGTTCTGTTCGTCGTCGCGCTTATCGCAAACTTTGTACGGCGAGCGTGA
- a CDS encoding Crp/Fnr family transcriptional regulator — MTGQGNTKKSARGRAAARESQQTPCVKCPLRKLACFCDVSQDELDFIQWMKSGELVADQGTTVLMEGHSSPHLYTILSGWAFRFKSLPDGRRQILNFALPGDFLGLQTSMFNEMQHSVETLTNTVMCVFPRDKIWTLYKKFPSLAYDLTWIASRSERLLDEQLLAVGRRSALERIAFVLQHLASRAQLLGLGNGNNLALPITQQHLADALGLSLVHTNKTLKILNDRKIIRWKEGSFAILDEKAMRTLSGLEADPLLRPLI, encoded by the coding sequence ATGACCGGCCAGGGCAATACAAAAAAATCGGCGCGCGGTCGCGCTGCCGCTCGCGAATCGCAACAAACTCCGTGCGTAAAATGTCCGTTGAGGAAACTCGCCTGCTTTTGTGACGTATCGCAGGACGAACTCGATTTCATTCAATGGATGAAATCGGGTGAGTTGGTGGCCGACCAAGGCACGACCGTGCTTATGGAAGGTCACAGCAGCCCGCACCTCTACACGATACTTTCCGGATGGGCATTCCGCTTCAAATCTCTGCCCGATGGCCGTCGACAAATTCTGAACTTCGCATTGCCAGGCGATTTTCTCGGCTTGCAAACATCGATGTTCAACGAAATGCAGCACTCCGTTGAAACACTGACCAACACGGTCATGTGCGTTTTCCCACGCGACAAAATCTGGACGCTCTACAAGAAATTTCCCTCACTCGCTTACGACCTGACATGGATCGCATCGCGTTCGGAACGCTTACTGGACGAACAACTCCTCGCCGTCGGCCGACGATCGGCACTCGAGCGTATTGCGTTTGTTTTGCAGCATCTGGCTTCAAGAGCTCAGCTCCTCGGTCTTGGCAACGGAAACAACCTCGCCCTTCCCATCACCCAGCAACATTTGGCCGACGCTCTTGGTCTGTCTCTGGTTCACACGAACAAGACACTGAAGATCCTGAACGACCGAAAGATCATACGTTGGAAGGAAGGCAGTTTTGCTATCCTTGATGAAAAGGCCATGCGCACTCTTTCGGGCCTCGAAGCTGATCCGCTTTTACGTCCGCTCATCTGA
- a CDS encoding sensor histidine kinase, which yields MALHTPSLPRAVAIWIGIAVLSAVAALAAWRWTVSAAGGATHTQVVQQQLARWWSAAQDLENGQRGYLLTGDERYLAPYRSAKASLNGIYSDLSQMVANDARDTAVVRAINDTINKRLASIDLVLAEAAQTGAKTALRTADYAHGKEMMDRLRQQFAVAQLEKQTLFEARIVQFRDRSFWLLAALLASLLASGGLAMIAIVRERQRAAALELTALALTSANRSLEERVAARTEELADARDRAEVERERAEALLRDVTHRIGNTLSLVVGFINLHIRHTTDERSVKTLTGARDRIHAIASAQRRINVANDLELVRIDTLIHDVMGDVVAATAEEKITLNVDVRPLLAPAQIATSLCVLVQEFVINSLKHAFVDEPKGNISVCLRKTGEDMADLIIEDDGVGLPEDMRQDKVEAANVHEGLGTKIAALLTRQFAGTIRYELASPENAARPGTRVIVRLTELPLTESSDG from the coding sequence ATGGCATTGCATACGCCCAGCTTACCTCGTGCGGTTGCGATTTGGATCGGGATTGCGGTTCTTTCCGCGGTTGCAGCCCTTGCGGCTTGGCGTTGGACGGTTTCGGCGGCGGGCGGTGCAACGCATACGCAGGTCGTGCAGCAGCAGCTCGCCAGATGGTGGAGTGCTGCGCAGGATCTCGAGAACGGGCAGCGCGGTTATCTTTTGACCGGCGATGAGCGTTACTTGGCCCCTTATCGGTCTGCCAAGGCATCGCTCAACGGCATCTATTCCGACCTTAGTCAGATGGTTGCGAACGATGCGCGGGACACAGCCGTCGTCCGAGCCATTAACGATACGATCAACAAGCGGTTGGCGAGCATTGATCTCGTGCTCGCGGAAGCGGCCCAGACCGGAGCCAAGACAGCGCTCCGTACTGCGGACTATGCGCATGGCAAGGAGATGATGGATCGCCTGCGCCAACAGTTCGCCGTGGCGCAGCTCGAAAAGCAGACGCTGTTCGAAGCTCGTATCGTGCAATTTCGCGACCGGAGTTTTTGGTTGCTCGCTGCTTTGCTGGCATCGTTGCTCGCCAGTGGAGGGCTGGCGATGATTGCGATCGTCAGAGAACGGCAACGCGCGGCGGCGCTTGAATTGACGGCACTCGCTTTAACATCAGCCAACCGGTCTCTTGAAGAACGTGTCGCTGCGCGCACCGAGGAACTCGCGGATGCGCGCGATAGAGCGGAAGTGGAACGGGAGCGCGCGGAAGCTTTGCTTCGTGACGTTACGCATCGCATCGGGAATACTCTGTCGCTCGTTGTCGGCTTCATCAATTTGCACATTCGCCATACGACCGACGAGAGGTCGGTCAAGACGCTGACGGGTGCGCGCGATCGCATTCACGCCATCGCCAGTGCTCAGCGGCGTATCAACGTTGCTAACGATCTGGAGCTGGTGCGTATCGATACGCTTATTCACGACGTTATGGGCGACGTTGTTGCGGCGACCGCTGAAGAGAAGATTACGCTCAACGTCGACGTTCGGCCGCTGTTGGCCCCGGCACAGATCGCAACTTCACTGTGCGTTCTCGTTCAGGAGTTTGTCATCAATTCCTTGAAGCATGCGTTCGTCGATGAGCCAAAAGGCAATATCAGCGTCTGTTTGAGAAAGACCGGCGAGGATATGGCGGATCTGATCATCGAGGATGACGGCGTGGGTCTTCCTGAGGACATGCGTCAAGACAAGGTTGAGGCGGCGAATGTGCACGAAGGTCTTGGCACCAAGATCGCGGCTTTGCTCACGCGACAGTTCGCAGGAACAATCCGTTATGAGCTGGCATCGCCTGAGAACGCCGCTCGGCCGGGAACGCGAGTCATCGTTCGTCTAACCGAACTTCCGCTGACAGAGTCGTCAGACGGTTGA
- a CDS encoding response regulator, with protein MNILITEDEPIQAEELQAIVRDLGHQVLGVAATVRAAMRLAEHAECDLALVDVHLRDGATGPELARRLWQENGIVVIFTTSNPDGIPDDFGSACGVLTKPLSEQSIKSTIRFVKDCMTTGCATRPKPYGLSLSPAYAKRWNVA; from the coding sequence TTGAATATTCTGATCACAGAAGACGAACCGATCCAGGCTGAAGAGCTTCAGGCAATCGTTAGAGACTTGGGACATCAGGTTTTAGGAGTCGCCGCCACCGTGCGCGCGGCAATGCGATTGGCGGAACATGCGGAATGCGATCTGGCTCTGGTCGATGTTCACCTGCGCGACGGCGCGACCGGACCGGAACTCGCTCGCCGACTCTGGCAGGAAAACGGAATAGTGGTGATCTTCACCACATCGAACCCAGACGGAATTCCCGACGACTTTGGCTCCGCATGCGGCGTCCTCACGAAACCTCTATCAGAACAAAGCATCAAATCGACAATCCGCTTCGTCAAGGACTGCATGACGACGGGATGCGCCACCCGGCCAAAGCCGTACGGGCTCTCGCTGTCCCCTGCATACGCAAAACGCTGGAACGTCGCTTGA
- a CDS encoding sensor histidine kinase, with protein sequence MIENRKEEGGEGQGTRSPNTYVRAFSNLLSRTPAWAFVCVLLLPWIALSTFVVSVLNTRDRSTLVQAAETRADLASSMLQQQMTSLIHTVAAASSASPAVTSTELSAFLGTGVRILRPETILSASNPSTEDDKKTPAALALSSKTPQVSTFSEGDDVGIDLWLPVDDKSGGNTAVLQIHVPSSHLSKILSGFVSDPKWSIALAGRDGRVFTQFGSNSDWNTSAPSASYAKALSEPSDLGLRVGAATSFASVNSDAQRNWGRLLVVTCLLSAATLAAGRTLTQRLVLDLNERIPNPRKSDTGEAVGLSGGSRLDSNTIQFKRVDSPLPGHGAMDEDRLRLALSSGGLFAWNWDVASRKINWDTPARTLLRLPSGAEEPTIAELLRRTTPRDRRRLLHAVNRSLHHAQSFAFDIALHCFDGTDRCLSIDASPLKDHRGNVSGLVGIASDVTNQRLALARTDSLLREVSHRSKNLLALILAMARLTARDAINIKAYLKDFTLRVAGLAASQDLIVASDWQNVDFRTLASAQIEVVARADASRVKISGPAFLLAPEAAQTIGMVLTELALNAVEHGALSVATGEAKLSWRFPTPLTIEIMWEETGGPAYDSNRRKKYGHSVVERFSTQGLKLHSSLQTDAGNLRWSLKGPVGTLGTVPPRPSSAPATG encoded by the coding sequence ATGATTGAAAATCGCAAAGAGGAAGGGGGGGAAGGCCAGGGCACACGCAGCCCGAATACGTATGTGCGTGCATTTAGCAACCTCCTGAGCCGCACCCCCGCCTGGGCGTTTGTCTGCGTCCTTCTCCTCCCCTGGATCGCCCTGAGCACATTCGTCGTCTCGGTCTTGAATACCCGGGATCGTTCGACGCTCGTCCAGGCTGCCGAAACGCGGGCGGATCTCGCGTCGTCGATGCTCCAACAGCAAATGACGAGCCTCATCCACACCGTCGCTGCCGCCTCCAGTGCATCGCCTGCGGTGACATCGACAGAGTTAAGCGCCTTCTTAGGAACCGGCGTCCGGATCCTGAGACCGGAAACGATCCTCAGCGCCAGCAATCCGAGTACAGAGGACGATAAGAAGACGCCAGCGGCGCTCGCACTTTCATCCAAGACGCCGCAAGTCTCGACGTTCTCGGAAGGCGACGACGTTGGCATCGACCTTTGGCTGCCCGTTGACGACAAGAGCGGCGGAAACACAGCCGTGTTGCAGATTCACGTTCCTTCGTCGCACCTTTCGAAAATACTGAGCGGCTTTGTATCAGACCCTAAGTGGTCGATCGCTCTGGCCGGTCGCGATGGCCGCGTCTTCACACAATTCGGTAGCAACTCGGATTGGAACACTAGCGCGCCATCAGCATCGTACGCCAAAGCACTATCGGAACCATCTGACCTTGGTCTTCGGGTCGGGGCTGCGACCTCATTTGCCTCGGTTAACTCCGATGCACAGCGCAACTGGGGACGTCTCTTGGTCGTTACTTGTCTTCTCAGCGCTGCAACGCTGGCAGCGGGAAGAACATTAACGCAGAGGCTCGTCCTGGACCTGAATGAACGCATACCAAATCCCCGGAAGTCGGACACCGGCGAAGCAGTTGGCCTGAGCGGCGGATCGCGCTTGGACTCGAATACCATCCAGTTCAAGCGCGTCGACTCACCGTTGCCAGGACACGGCGCAATGGACGAAGACCGCCTTCGTCTCGCGTTAAGCTCCGGCGGTCTATTCGCCTGGAACTGGGACGTCGCCAGCAGAAAGATTAACTGGGATACACCCGCAAGAACGCTGCTGCGCTTGCCCTCCGGCGCTGAGGAACCGACGATCGCTGAACTCTTGCGACGCACGACGCCAAGAGACCGCCGACGCTTGCTGCACGCAGTAAATCGCTCGCTGCATCACGCGCAGTCGTTTGCCTTCGATATCGCGCTGCATTGTTTCGATGGGACAGATCGTTGCTTGTCGATTGACGCCTCGCCGTTGAAAGATCACCGCGGCAACGTCTCGGGTCTGGTGGGAATTGCGTCGGACGTCACCAACCAAAGGCTGGCGTTGGCACGCACGGATTCGCTGCTGCGCGAAGTTTCTCATCGTTCCAAGAATCTCCTGGCGCTCATCCTGGCCATGGCGCGATTAACCGCGCGCGACGCCATCAACATTAAGGCGTATCTCAAGGACTTCACGCTACGCGTCGCCGGCCTCGCCGCATCGCAGGATCTGATCGTTGCGTCCGATTGGCAAAATGTCGATTTCCGCACCCTGGCATCGGCCCAGATCGAGGTCGTCGCGCGCGCCGACGCAAGTCGCGTCAAGATTTCGGGACCGGCGTTCCTACTCGCGCCTGAAGCTGCGCAAACCATCGGCATGGTGCTCACCGAGCTTGCCCTGAACGCTGTCGAGCACGGCGCGCTGTCAGTCGCCACGGGTGAAGCAAAGCTGTCCTGGCGCTTCCCGACACCGCTGACGATCGAAATCATGTGGGAGGAAACCGGCGGACCGGCTTACGATTCCAATCGGCGCAAGAAATACGGTCACTCAGTCGTTGAGCGCTTTTCGACTCAGGGCTTGAAGCTGCATTCGAGCCTGCAAACAGATGCCGGGAATCTTCGTTGGAGCTTGAAGGGGCCAGTCGGCACGCTTGGCACAGTCCCTCCGCGGCCGTCGTCCGCGCCAGCAACGGGCTGA
- the zrgA gene encoding zinc uptake protein ZrgA translates to MLKICSGLVVALLVSAPALADETRHRQLGAHVHGTGTLDIVIEGQTVSLELVAPGMDVVGFEHAASSGEQKAAVEKAKASLADVTKLFKFPDAANCKVQTASAETHQESHHEEDHDHNHEGHDGHDHHDKHSHDAADKDGHAGHSEFHATYQLKCDAPDKLTRLDTAYFSEFSGAKALNVTLVSPKGQTQAEMTRDKPMLDLSGAM, encoded by the coding sequence ATGTTAAAGATTTGCAGCGGCCTCGTCGTCGCCCTTTTGGTTAGTGCTCCCGCGCTCGCGGACGAGACACGTCATCGCCAGCTTGGTGCGCACGTGCATGGAACCGGAACGCTCGACATTGTAATCGAGGGGCAAACCGTTTCACTGGAACTCGTCGCGCCGGGAATGGACGTCGTCGGGTTTGAGCATGCGGCTTCATCGGGCGAGCAGAAAGCCGCCGTTGAGAAAGCCAAGGCGTCTCTCGCGGATGTGACGAAGCTTTTTAAGTTCCCCGATGCGGCGAACTGCAAGGTTCAGACGGCGAGCGCTGAAACGCATCAGGAATCGCATCATGAGGAGGACCACGACCACAATCATGAGGGCCACGACGGACACGATCATCACGACAAACATTCCCACGATGCGGCCGACAAGGATGGCCATGCGGGGCATTCGGAATTCCACGCCACCTATCAGTTGAAGTGCGATGCGCCGGATAAGCTCACGCGGCTCGATACGGCTTACTTCTCAGAATTCTCAGGCGCGAAGGCGTTGAACGTCACGCTCGTTTCGCCCAAAGGGCAGACGCAGGCCGAGATGACGCGTGACAAGCCGATGCTCGACCTTTCGGGTGCGATGTGA
- a CDS encoding ABC transporter ATP-binding protein, with the protein MANDPGEAAVESRDAVSFEGVRYSWGGASPFTLSVDRFALGRGEKLLLLGPSGSGKSTFLSLLAGIVTPSSGRVEVLGTDMARLSGARRDRFRVEHFGIIFQMFNLLPYASLVDNVLLPLRFSQLRRERTKGQGPLEDVAVRLLEALGIDRAVIDGAKAANLSVGQQQRVAAARALIGAPQIIVADEPTSALDRNTEGAFLDLLFDQSRAWQASVMMVSHDESLARHFDRVVRLNEIATTTRGKAL; encoded by the coding sequence ATGGCGAATGACCCAGGGGAAGCGGCGGTTGAATCCCGTGACGCCGTTTCTTTCGAAGGCGTTCGTTATTCCTGGGGCGGTGCATCGCCGTTCACGCTGAGCGTCGATCGCTTTGCGCTGGGTCGTGGCGAGAAGCTGCTGCTGCTTGGGCCGTCCGGCAGCGGCAAGAGTACGTTTCTTAGTCTGCTGGCGGGAATCGTGACTCCAAGCTCCGGACGCGTCGAAGTGCTGGGAACCGACATGGCGCGTCTCAGCGGCGCGCGGCGAGACCGGTTTCGCGTCGAGCACTTCGGGATCATCTTCCAGATGTTCAACCTGCTTCCCTATGCGTCTCTGGTCGACAACGTTCTGCTGCCGCTCCGCTTCTCTCAATTGCGCCGGGAGCGGACGAAGGGACAGGGACCGCTTGAAGATGTAGCGGTTCGGTTGCTCGAAGCGTTGGGCATTGATCGGGCTGTTATCGACGGTGCAAAGGCTGCGAATCTCAGCGTTGGCCAGCAGCAACGTGTGGCGGCGGCGCGCGCTCTTATCGGAGCGCCGCAGATCATCGTTGCCGATGAACCGACCTCGGCGCTGGATCGCAATACGGAAGGCGCGTTTCTCGATCTCTTGTTCGATCAGAGCCGTGCATGGCAAGCCAGCGTCATGATGGTCAGCCATGATGAGAGCCTCGCGCGGCATTTCGATCGCGTTGTGCGGCTCAACGAGATCGCGACGACGACGCGAGGCAAAGCCCTATGA
- a CDS encoding ABC transporter permease: MMIVRLALQSLRNRWVTALLTVLAIAMSVMLLLGVEKIRTGARQSFADTISGTDLIVGARSGSLNLLLYSVFRIGNATNNVTWKSYQDIAAMPDVAWIVPISLGDSHHGFRVLGTNGDYFKHYKFRRGQGIEFADGKPFSDLFDAVIGSDVAEALGYKVGDKIIVAHGLGAISFVEHEDKPFRVSGILTKTGTPIDRTVHVSLEAIEAIHADWQSGAPVPGQSLSADEVRKMDLAPRAITAAFVGLKSKIATFRMQRAINGYAEEPLSAILPGAALQELWGLIGTAETALSVVSAMVVATALLGMMTMILTTLNERRREMAILRSVGATPATVLGLLAAEGGLLTLAGVVTGVVGLYATLVLARPFIDHTYGLSLTIDPPRFDEWMKLALIVVAGFVAALLPAIRAYRLSLADGMTVRT; encoded by the coding sequence ATGATGATCGTCAGGCTTGCGCTGCAATCTTTGAGGAACCGCTGGGTAACGGCGCTTCTAACGGTTCTCGCGATTGCGATGAGCGTCATGCTGCTTCTTGGTGTCGAGAAAATTCGAACTGGCGCGCGGCAGAGTTTCGCCGATACAATTTCCGGAACGGACCTCATCGTTGGCGCCCGAAGCGGAAGTCTCAATCTGCTGCTCTATTCCGTGTTCCGGATCGGTAACGCCACGAACAACGTGACGTGGAAGAGCTATCAGGACATTGCGGCCATGCCGGATGTCGCTTGGATCGTGCCGATCTCGCTCGGCGATAGCCATCACGGATTTCGCGTTCTTGGAACCAATGGCGATTACTTCAAGCATTATAAATTCCGCCGCGGACAAGGCATCGAGTTCGCTGACGGCAAGCCATTCAGCGATCTCTTCGATGCGGTGATCGGTTCCGATGTGGCCGAAGCGCTCGGCTACAAGGTTGGCGATAAGATCATCGTTGCGCACGGTCTTGGGGCGATCTCGTTCGTTGAGCACGAGGACAAGCCGTTTCGCGTGAGCGGGATATTGACGAAGACCGGTACGCCGATCGATCGCACTGTGCATGTCAGTCTCGAAGCGATCGAAGCCATTCATGCGGATTGGCAGAGTGGCGCGCCGGTGCCGGGGCAAAGTCTTTCGGCCGACGAGGTGCGCAAGATGGATCTTGCGCCGCGTGCGATTACTGCGGCATTCGTTGGCCTAAAATCGAAGATCGCGACGTTCCGAATGCAGCGGGCGATCAACGGATATGCGGAGGAACCGCTTTCGGCGATTTTGCCGGGCGCTGCGCTGCAGGAACTTTGGGGCCTCATTGGTACGGCTGAAACCGCGCTTTCCGTCGTCTCTGCCATGGTCGTCGCCACGGCGCTGCTGGGGATGATGACGATGATCCTGACCACGCTAAATGAGCGGCGGCGCGAAATGGCGATCCTTCGCTCTGTTGGTGCGACGCCGGCCACTGTTCTCGGTCTGCTCGCAGCTGAGGGTGGGCTGCTGACCCTTGCGGGCGTCGTAACGGGTGTCGTTGGGCTTTATGCAACTCTTGTTTTGGCCCGGCCATTCATCGATCACACATACGGCCTCAGCCTGACGATCGATCCGCCACGCTTCGATGAATGGATGAAACTTGCACTCATTGTTGTGGCGGGATTTGTCGCCGCGCTTTTGCCGGCGATCAGGGCTTACCGCCTTTCGCTTGCGGACGGAATGACCGTCAGAACCTGA
- a CDS encoding DUF3299 domain-containing protein, with amino-acid sequence MGLRNKLLQGAVVLALLAGVVPAVASDSPQMLKWADLIPKTAPAQPSKAKTFFGGSTPVHGDDAAPPPLAEGNFMSVKRRQPGSDRPPEVVADLDGKSVSIGGYVVPLDFDATTVKEFLLVPFVGACIHVPPPPANQIIYVKSDKGFEVGGMFDPVTVTGKLTTAVASTGLADAGYTIAADSVQPRTK; translated from the coding sequence ATGGGACTGCGAAATAAGCTGCTTCAGGGTGCCGTTGTACTGGCTCTTCTCGCGGGCGTCGTTCCGGCAGTTGCGTCGGATTCGCCGCAAATGCTCAAGTGGGCCGATCTCATCCCGAAGACCGCGCCTGCGCAGCCGTCAAAAGCAAAGACGTTCTTCGGCGGATCGACGCCGGTTCACGGAGATGACGCTGCACCGCCGCCACTCGCGGAAGGCAACTTCATGTCGGTCAAGCGCCGTCAGCCGGGTAGCGATCGGCCGCCTGAAGTTGTTGCAGACCTCGACGGAAAGTCTGTTTCGATCGGTGGCTATGTGGTGCCGCTCGATTTCGACGCGACGACTGTTAAGGAATTTCTGCTGGTGCCATTTGTCGGTGCCTGCATTCACGTTCCGCCGCCGCCTGCGAACCAGATTATCTACGTCAAGTCCGACAAGGGCTTCGAAGTCGGCGGGATGTTCGATCCGGTGACGGTTACCGGTAAGCTGACGACAGCTGTCGCATCAACGGGACTTGCCGATGCGGGCTATACGATAGCGGCCGATAGCGTGCAGCCGCGGACGAAGTAG
- a CDS encoding sulfate ABC transporter substrate-binding protein, with product MSLTVLTRRSAIAAALGLGIAGAAGYASAAEKTLLNVSYDPTRELYADFNKAFAKHWKETSGENVSIKQSHGGSGKQARAVIDGLEADVVTLALARDVNGIAQHAKLLPEDWQSHLANNSAPYTSTIVFLVRKGNPKGIKDWDDLVKQDVSVITPNPKTSGGAQWNYLAAWHYADVKYGGQDKAKEFVTKLYKNVPVLDSGARGSTTTFVERGVGDVFISWENEAFLAIKELGPEKFEVVVPSVSILAEPTVAVVDKNVDKHGTRKVAEAYLKYLYSPEGQEIAARNYYRPRDEKVAAKYDSQFPKVNLFTIDAAFGGWTKAYEAHFKDGASFDQIYTTGKS from the coding sequence ATGTCATTGACGGTTCTTACGCGCCGGTCGGCAATTGCCGCAGCGCTTGGGCTCGGGATTGCCGGCGCTGCAGGGTATGCGTCGGCTGCAGAGAAAACGCTTCTGAACGTATCCTATGATCCGACGCGCGAGCTTTACGCCGATTTCAACAAAGCATTCGCGAAGCATTGGAAAGAGACGTCAGGCGAAAACGTCAGCATCAAGCAGTCGCACGGGGGATCAGGCAAACAAGCTCGAGCCGTTATCGATGGGCTTGAAGCTGACGTCGTGACCCTGGCGCTTGCCCGGGACGTGAACGGCATTGCGCAGCACGCCAAGCTTTTACCGGAAGACTGGCAATCGCATCTCGCCAATAATTCGGCGCCGTACACCTCAACGATCGTGTTCCTGGTGCGCAAGGGAAATCCGAAAGGCATCAAGGATTGGGACGATCTGGTGAAGCAGGACGTTTCGGTTATTACGCCGAACCCCAAGACATCGGGTGGCGCGCAGTGGAACTACCTCGCGGCTTGGCATTATGCCGACGTGAAGTATGGCGGCCAGGACAAGGCTAAAGAGTTTGTGACGAAGCTTTACAAGAACGTTCCGGTTCTTGATAGCGGCGCGCGCGGTTCGACCACCACGTTCGTTGAGCGCGGCGTTGGCGATGTCTTCATCTCCTGGGAGAACGAGGCCTTCCTTGCGATCAAGGAACTCGGGCCGGAGAAGTTCGAGGTTGTCGTTCCGTCGGTTTCTATTCTCGCTGAGCCGACAGTCGCTGTTGTTGACAAGAACGTCGACAAGCACGGCACCCGGAAGGTGGCGGAGGCTTATTTGAAGTATCTCTATTCGCCAGAAGGGCAGGAGATTGCAGCCCGCAACTACTATCGTCCGCGTGACGAGAAGGTTGCTGCCAAGTACGACAGCCAGTTTCCGAAAGTGAACTTGTTCACGATCGATGCCGCGTTCGGCGGTTGGACGAAGGCTTACGAAGCGCACTTCAAGGACGGCGCGTCGTTCGACCAAATCTATACGACGGGCAAAAGCTAA